The DNA region TTCCACTGCAAACCGTGTTGACCGTGGAACCGGGACGTTTTTTTCAAATTCACGCGCGCGGGGTCCGCGGAATCACTTCAACGTCGGTGAGGACCGGAGTCAGAAGATGCTAGTCAAACAGAAGCTGCGTTTCCGGCGGCACTTCCACATCCGCAAGCGGGTGCGCGGCACGGCCGAGCGGCCGCGGATGGCGGTCTTCCGCTCCAACCGGCACCTCTACGTCCAGCTCATAGACGACGAGGCCGGTCACACCCTGGCCTCGGCCAGCACCCTCGACCTGCGCTCCGAGGGGGCGACCTCGACGGCGAACCGTCAGACGGCGGTCAAAGTCGGCGCCCTCATCGCCGAACGGGCCAGGGAAAAGAAAATCACGAGCGTCGTTTTCGACCGCGGCGGGTTCAAGTTCCACGGCCGGGTCAAGGCCCTCGCCGAAACCGCACGCGAGGCCGGGCTCAAGTTCTAGGAGACTCATGAAGCGCGAGGAAATCCTGGGCGATCTGGAAGACCGGGTCATCGCGATCAACCGGGTGGCCAAGGTGGTCAAGGGCGGCCGACGCTTCTCCTTCAACGCCCTCGTCGTCGTGGGCGACAAGAAGGGCCGCGTGGGCTGGGGCCTGGGCAAGGCCCCCGAGGTGCCGGACTCCGTGCGCAAGGGGATCGAGGCCGCCAAGAAGCACATGGTCAAAATCCCCATGATAGGCACGACCATCACCCACAGCATCGTGGGGCACTCCGGGGCGGGACGCGTGCTTCTTAAACCGGCCGCGCCCGGCACCGGCGTCATCGCCGGCGGCGCCGTGCGTGCCATCCTCGAGGTGGCCGGCGTCGGCGACATCCTCTCCAAGACCCTCAACACCAACAACCCCCACAACGTGGTGCACGCCGTCTTCGACGCCCTCGAGGGGATGATGAGCATTGACAGCGTGGCCAAGCGCCGCGGCAAGCGCCCGATAATGCGGCACCACGGCTACTACACCTTCAGCCGCCCCGGCAAGGAGGAGCCCGAGGAGGCCCTCGAGCCGGTGGAGGAGAAGCTCACCGGTTTCAGCGCCGGCGGCGCGGGGAACGAGGATGGCTAAGAAGAAGCAAAAGCTCTCCGTCACCCAGGTCAGGAGCCAGATCGGCGCCCTGGAGCGTCACAAGGTCACCCTGCGGACCCTCGGCCTGGGGCGCATCGGCCGCACCGTGGTCCACGACGACACGCCCCAGATACGGGGCATGATCTACCACGTCCGGCACCTGGTCCGCGTGGAAGAGGCCAAAAAATAATTCGGTAACGACGCCCCGTAAGTCCGCGGCGCGGGCGAGGGGCGGGGTGTCCGGCGGACGCCTCGAGGCGGGAGCGGTCATGGACCTGGTTTCCGGAAATACGAAAAAGCGGCGGCGGATCGGCCGGGGGAACGGCTCCGGCAGCGGCACCACCTGCGGCCGGGGGATGAACGGCCAGAACGCGCGCTCGGGCGGCGGCGTACGCCGCGGGTTCGAGGGCGGGCAGATGCCGTTCTTCCGCCGGCTGCCCAAGCGCGGATTCCAGTCACGCGTCGGCCGGAAGAAGAAGGGCTTCGACCACG from bacterium includes:
- the rplR gene encoding 50S ribosomal protein L18; the encoded protein is MLVKQKLRFRRHFHIRKRVRGTAERPRMAVFRSNRHLYVQLIDDEAGHTLASASTLDLRSEGATSTANRQTAVKVGALIAERAREKKITSVVFDRGGFKFHGRVKALAETAREAGLKF
- the rpmD gene encoding 50S ribosomal protein L30 gives rise to the protein MAKKKQKLSVTQVRSQIGALERHKVTLRTLGLGRIGRTVVHDDTPQIRGMIYHVRHLVRVEEAKK
- the rplO gene encoding 50S ribosomal protein L15: MDLVSGNTKKRRRIGRGNGSGSGTTCGRGMNGQNARSGGGVRRGFEGGQMPFFRRLPKRGFQSRVGRKKKGFDHVNVGELDALGVTGTVDIELLKAERRVMPSAQRVKILGTGEVTGAYEVRANAFSAGAAKKIEAAGGKAVVV